The Cryptomeria japonica chromosome 2, Sugi_1.0, whole genome shotgun sequence region gctttgtcgccaagtcacggagataactggtgagcttctttctatagcggtatagcaaccaccattgatctttcttgatctgcatTCCCGTTAACCCTAGTTGATATACTCCCCTCTGTCgcgtgtcaccatgtggcaccccctagTTCGCTCATGAGATCCACCTGGGCACCACCTGTCTACTGGGCCTTCCATGTGTCATCCTATGGCCTACTCATGGATCCACCTGGACTACCACGTCGCTAGTGGTTCTATTGGATATCATTCTTTCGACCAAACTACTCCCTTGGCGAATAGTTTTCATGTCTCATCGAAATTGTAGTTTCATCAATACCTCTTATTTCAATTAAACCAATGCCTTGAGTGAATCCATTTAGAGATCCATCGATGCCAAGATCTATTTGATAGGCCACTCTCTGGTTTGACTGCACATCCAGCAGGCCACCATCTCGGTGCCACCTATCTACCACGTGTCAGTCTATGACTCTGCCACTGGATACCATCTCATCAGTCACTAAGTCGTAGAGATTAACAATCGAGCACTTTCGTATAGTAGTATAGTGATGGCTGTCAGATCCTTTGCAACCTGCTTGCCTATTAATTTGCCCTTTTACTGTAAAATTTGGCCACTTTGAGCCACGCGCACACATGGGGGGCCCACCAATGCTGAGCTACAACTTGCcaaaatcccttaagctttgacactaaggatacaTGCAGCCTTGCATATAAATGCAATAAATTTCCTCCATGCGGCCAATGTGAGATAAATTCTTTACGCATCCCCAACTATTGTCTGTGATCTACACCTGagcctttgtcttgaaaccttctGAGTCTTTCTTTCTCGCTATTTCATCATGTAGTAGGGAGGATTTGGCAAGTTATTTCGGTTTCATGCCTGGCAATAATGCATTCATTTGAAAGTTTGATAAGCCACACCATTTCATCTGGAATTGAGCATAAATATTTCTATAATCTAttgcatgttgagctcaaccctcgtgggagccacattttagcCCACATGTTGTAATTCaatgaacaaaaagttattttccctgtgtctgcacatgaagcaaacaagctagacaaaaacatgtattcttttcatttCTTGCTAATGATTTGATCTGATATTTGCTGATAGGCTTGGCACTTTTCATTAGGTTCAATGGTTCATGTTCAATTAGATGAGACATGCCAAAGAATTCTCAACTTGTAGCTCAACACAACACGAGGAACGAGCAAAGAACTTTAACAAACAAAAAGGGAAATTttgaatcttgaaccttgaaccgatttgtaAATAGTTCAAAACTGACTTAACACATTCACACTTGCTTGTTAAATAACATTACAAAGCTGCGAATCATGCAAGAGaaccggttgaaccttgaaccttgaacataaaaggttcaagggttcaattTCAATACGAATTACAATAATGCACTTGCCTTACCACAAAAACAAAAGCCGTGAAGAGAATTCCTTAAAGAAAGGCCTCATTAGGTCACCAATTTTAGCATGTGCAAAAAAATTGGTAACAacaacatacatggaaaacaaagcataatagatcaccaccaaaaaactgcatatcatatatataactcaaaaatggtaatgtgttagaatacaataatcataaaacaggctcaaaggctcagataacatgatctcaatgtctcaaccaacactgcctttgtctccaggtggatcctgcccCAGGATGCTGAGGtagacccatcacaccaccactgttGTTCCTCTGTGTAGAAGTCCTACTAGAACCAGAATGACCCTTAACCTCACTAAAGCTCAGAGCTCTTTGTCCCTCAAGTACAGCCTCATGGTAGAGCTGTTGGTAATAAAAGGCCTCCTATGCAACATAATAGAGTCTGTCAGACTGTCTATGTGCATCAACACCTGAAGCAAAATGTTGATCATAGGCATCTTGAACCATCTGCGTCCATTTAACTAAGTCATCTATCTCCCTCTAGAGACGATCCCTTTCGGTCTCTAATGCACCATAGTCTATGTGGAATGCCTCCCGCTCAGCATCTCGTCGTTGCCTAAGTCTGGCAACCTCTTCCTCTAGACTCTAAATCCATGCTCTGAGAATCTGcggatcatcatcatctccatcaccaccctgTCCTCCCCCTGCTCCCACCTCTACAGCAAGAATGTCCTCCAACTccggcatatcatcatcatccccatcctcactgCTTGATGACTCTGAGGAATCATTGTCATCTCCGCTGctcatagactcggtgtctccaccaatgtctacgtcctcctctccccctcatcttctcctccaccctcctctccccctctGCCCCCCTCTCCTCTATCATCTCCCCTCCCCTCCCCTCCCCCATGTCAATCCTCAGTCTCTATCTAGGATGTCGTATCTGCTAAGTTGTGATCGGAAGAGTCGGATCAGTcaatggaataggcctatgtctagcCCACCATACATCATACTCAGTAGTAGTCCCTAGATTTGTCGTACCTGCATTCCAACCATACTGTAGTGCCTGAAGAGCATCAAAATTGGCAGTTGTCACATGTGGTTGTATGTATACAACTCAATCAGAAACCTCATGAGAAACACGAGAAAAGTACGTTGTAACAACAAGTGTCACCTGTATCTCTCCAAACTGTCTGAGTACCCATCCTGCTAGGTACATCTCAATGATCCTCTGTGTCTCAacggtcctcccaataagatatctatgATGTTTGTAGAAAGGCATGTGTTGTGCATCATCTGCCCAACAGGGAAATCTAAATATGGCCTCCAAATAAAGTGTTGCAAGATATCAAGCCAATGTCGCCTGtacaaggtgttacctgaacccctGTATCTAATACTAGGTGTATATTTTTATGCATATGGCTCATTAGGCTACATGTCAACATGAATAATAGGCCtcgagatagaaatgtgctcccacgcCCAAGTTTGGAGCAATGTGATACCACAGCTGATCGATCGGTATCATAAGTATATAATGTTATGCATCTaataataaaccatggctaatagacaaggaccccaagcatatactcgatGATGAATAATCATATCATGGAGAACTCttccccatccaactggaaagccATGGCCTCATCTGTCTGGATTCAATAAACCACCTACAATAATGCACaatactatagtaagatcatcatagtccaagcgAGCCCAAGGGATATTATAATGACCACTGATCTGTAAATCCTGCTCgtcacactcaaaaagggcacataGTCCAACGACGCCATCATCATGATCATATACAACTCTCACACCATGGATGGGAATATGCAGTATATGCcaaacatcctctaaagtaatggacacctcactagtaggaagatggaaggaacATGTCTCGGAATGCCACCACTCCACTAACACAGTAATCAAGGCCCTGTTGGTCATAATCTCTagaaaatgtaaaacatgatataatcccAGATGTTGGATATGTGCAACCTCCTCATCAAGTAACTCAGATCGAAGATCAATTCTACTGGGTCTACTATGttggcagtataacactccaatattctcctgcacagagaaaatataaaaaatgtcaGATATCGGATAACACGATAAAAATTtgatcaaacgcatgacaaaaaaatTCCATTTACAACAAATGCGTAATGTTTCACACTTATGCGTAGCATTTAACACTATTGTGTAACAATTAAAGCTTATGCGTGACATCTAGAGCTTATGCGTAGCATTTAAAACTAATGCgtaaacaaatagaggaatgtgtaatACTAAACACATATGCGTGACATTTACAATATTGTGGTACACTTAAGGTGTTTGTGTAACACTTAAAGTTAATGTGTGAAAATTGAAAGGCGTATGCGTGATGAATTAAAATTACATCTCTGGAAAATTTTTGGAAAAATTACAAAAATAGGCAAAAAAAtatagaattttttttggaaacaTACCATGCTGCCAGTACCTGGAGTTCTCTGATACAAACGTACTTGCTCAGACAAGTGCACTCGTGCCctatagccagccatgatgatcaaatactcatagGAAAGCAGAAGACTTGCAATTCTCTCCAAGAACTCaacacaatgcaaatgagcaaatgaaaggccaaactcactatttatagctcaaaattagggttttttccattCCGACGTTCGTGGTCCTCGTGATCTTCAATGAACTTGTAGGCTACTCACATGATCTCAAAATCACATGAAACTTCACACAATTTCTCATTATACTGATATCAAAAATATGTCTCCATTTCTGgattttttgaccactttttccgagggggcattacaccctaagtagtACTAGGGCATACTGggctaaaaaaaaattattaggggcaaatgtagacacctaaaaatgtctcattaatcatgtactaattatgcctctaattgattaaataattatttaattatttaattaaattaattaatcttattcttctaatttcatatttcctcatcatcttactaattattctatttccaattctatcatcgtttaatcatttaaaccattttctaatattaattaaatatttattatttaattaattatgattttaatcctcaatttaaataatctttattatttaaataaattccattttcaatttctatctctattcaattaatcattaacccttttctaaatattaattaaatatttattatttaattaatgatgatATTAATCCATTatttaaaaaatctttattatttaattaaagtccatttctaaatcaAAGTAGATGTACACCCCATTGCTTCCTTTGACCATTGGATGGCATGCATCATTGTTTGCAAGTAGTCCACCATATCATATCTGTTGCTTAACATCTACGGCCCCAAGAGAACGGAGGAAAAACTAAAAGTCTAGAATGAGGTCTTCAATCAAGCAAGCCAATTGGATAATGGTAAGGTCGTCGCTACTGAGGACTTCAATGCTCTCTTGGACATTGATGAGAAGGTGGGAGATCTCTAGAAGCCCACAAAAGTGATGGAAGATTTTCGGGAATTTGTATCTAATTGCAAATTGGTGGATATCTTACCAAAGAATGGCAGATTCACTTGGAGCAACAGAAGACTGAATTTTGCAAATATATCAGAAAGGCTTGATCACTTCCTAGTGGGGGAGTGGTGGATCAATGGTGATTACTCTTTAGAATCTGAAATGGTGCCTCAAGTTGGATCAGACCATCTACCATTGTCTTTATCCATAGCATAGGAAATGCgaaatcaaaagaactattttaaatttcaaatcatgTGGTGGAGGGATGAAACATTCCTTGACAATCTAAAAATTTGGTGGAAGGAAGGCAATATATACTCTGGCTCCCCTAGCTTTAAGTTTACCAAGAGAATTCAGTATCTAAAAATGGGATTAAGGACTGGAATAAGAactcattcaaaaatatctttgctgAGAAAAGTAGAATCGAGGAAAAGTTGGAAGAAATAGGAAATAAGGTAATGCAATTTGGCATGACCAATGAGGAGTTCAAACTTGAGAAGGCACTAAAACACAACACTTGGAAATTTTGAAGAGGGAAGAACTTTATTCGAAGGACAAATCTAGGGAACTTTGGATTTCTGAGGGGGATCTCAATACAAAAAATTTCATGCATCGTCAAAAGTTAGAAGGATCAACAATAGAATTTTCTCAACCAACTATAAGAACGGGACGTTAAAAACCTCGGATACTAACTTGGAATGAATTTCTCTTGAATACTTTGAAGAAATTCTGGGCAGCTCTGAGGAAGGAAATACGAGCACTCCTTCAATCATAGAGGAGGTCATTGACCCCCTGATCTCCAGCTCTGACAGCGACATGCTCGTGGCCCCTTACTCTTTGGAGGAAACAAAAAAGGCCACCCTTGCACTTCACCCACACAAGGCACCTAGACCGGATGGCATCACGGCTGAACTCTTTCAAAAAGGCTGGGAGTTCATGGGAAAGGATATATGGACTGTGGtggaagaattttggaaaaaatgcaAGTTTGTAAAAGAAATGAATCACACTATTATCTGTCTCATTCCCAAAAAGGTGGATTGCGACTCCATGTCTGATTATAGGCCAATATCACTTTGCAACATCATCTACAAGATAATCTCCAAGGCAatggctgaaagattgaagaaattgCTCCCAAAGTTAGTCTCTGAAAGTGAGAATGGGTTTACACCGGATAGGGAAATTCCGAATAGCATCATCCTGGTATCGGAAGTCATTCATTCACTACACAAGGAAAAACTAAAAGGTATGATCATTAAACTCGATGTTTCCAAATCTTACGATAAAGTAATTTGGAGCTTTCTTTGCCAAGTCCTTGTCAAATTTGGTTTTCCAGAAAAATGGATTGAATGCATAAAATTTTGCATTAGCACTGTTAAGTTTTCAATACTTATCAATGAAAGCTTAGATGGTTTCTTTGGAGCCACGAATGGCCTATGACAAGGGGATCCCTTATCTCCTTCACTATTTGTTCTCATGGCAGAAGAAGTAGAGAGACTAAAAAAAAAGAGGCACCACGAAGGCATTTGGAAGGGAATCAAAGTCCACGAACAGTTTGAGGCAATTACACATtcccaatttgctgatgacactatCATATTCGGTGAGGCTTCCATCCGGGAAGCTTTAGGCATTAGGAACACACTAGAGGAGTATACTTCGACATCAGGACAAGTTATGAATAAAGGAAAATCCCAGTTGTTTTTCTTTAACACCAATAGGCAAGCTCAGGGCAGAATTGCACAACTCTTAGACATAAGCATCGTGGAGCTTCTGATCAAGTACTTAGGGGTTCAAATTAACAAAGGGTGCAGATAATCTCAAATTTGGGAAGATGTTATTAAATCTTGTCAATCAAAATCTGAGAATTGGAAAAATAGATGGCTGACTCAAGCCGATAGAATTACCATGATCAAATCCATTCTATCAACAATTCCAATATATAGCATGTCATGTTTCAAAATGTCGTTCGTGGCTGGAAAAAGTCTAAATAACTTATTGAAGAAATTTGTGTGAGATGGAGCTAAAGACAACAGGAAAATTCCGCTTATCAATTGGAACACTTTATGCCTTATTAAGGAAGATGGTGGTGCTGGTCTTGGGAAAATGGAAGTATAGAATTCTACTCTTGGTTCTAAGCTAGCTTGGAAAATGTGTAAGGAACCTCATAAATTTTGGTGCAGGCTATTCCAAAAGGAGTATCTTGATTCAGAAGATACTAACAGAATTCTCACGTTGGCAAACACTGAGAGAGGCTCGGCTACCTGGAACTTCTTATGGGATTGTAGGCATATTATCACAAATCACATTTCATGGAAAATTGGTAATGGCTACACTGCGTTGTTTTAGAGAGACTCATGGGATGGGTTTCCTGCATTAGCAGATACATTTGAAGACAAGGGATGGGTTGACATGGTGGAAAATTGCATAGGACAACACATGTGCAATTACATGGAAAATCATGTTGATCAGAATGGCTTGAGGAAATGGAAAAAAATCAACATTGGAAATCCCTCATTATGTGAGAAGCTATGGAAAGCAATAAAAGATAGGAAAATACCAGAGTTAGTGGAAGAAGATATCATAATTTGGTGTGCAGCGAAATCCAGGATGTACAGCTCCAAACTAGGATATGAAGTTCAAAGGCAAAGAGGCTCCATCAACACTTGGTCACATAAATTGTGCTGGAATCACAAAGTACTTCCAAAAGCTGGGGCTTTCCTGTGGATCGCTCTTCATAATAGAATCCTAATGGGGATAGACTCAAAACTATTGGTATCTCGGGCCCCAATCGCTATTTTATGTGTTGTGCAGAGGAAGAATCAGCAAATCATCTACTATTTTGGTGTCCGGTGGCATAATTTTGTTGGAACTAGTTCGTTGAGAGAATTAATTAGGCGATAGCTAAAAATGAAAGACTATTTGACTTCATTCATGCTTGGCCAAACAGACATAAGACAAAATGGTGTGATCTATGGTTAATTGGACCTTCCTTAATAGTATGGCATATCTAGAAAGAAAGGAACTGGAGAATTTTCAAAGAGGCATCATTGCCACAAATCATGCTTGTGGAAAAAATCAAAACTGCAATAGAAGAAGTaataaatggaaagaaaataaaaggcAATTCTAAAACATATACTAATTGGGATGCACTAATGGAGAAGAGATGGGCCCTTAAAGAACCACAAACATATGTCCCTCCGACAAAGCGTCCAGACAGAAAAATAATCAGATGGAAGGCCCCTCCAAGGGATTGGACAAAATTAAACTTCGACAGTGCTAGTAAGGGGAATCCGGGTCAATCTGGTATAGGAGCCATAATCCAAGATGAGCAGGGCAATATCCTTCATGGGTTGTTTGGTGGCATTAGAGTTGCCATGAACAATGAAGTAGGGATTCGTGCACTAGAGGCAGGACTCCGTCTTTGTATTAGGCAAAGACTCTCTCGAATCATAATAGAGGGTGACTCACAGATTATAATAGATGGGATCAGGCAGTCAAGTTTACATAACTGGAAGCTTAATAAATGGGTTCCAATGATAAAAGAGCATTTGAGAACAATTGAGAGCTACGAGATTGGGCATGTCTACAGAGAAGGCAATCAGGTGGTTGATTACCTTGCGAACCTTGgagttggaggaaatgatgacCTTATTTAATTTTGCCAAGCATCTGCTACGGAGGATATCAAAGGACAATGTATGAAGGACTACCAAAGATATCCACGATAGGGGATCGGGTAGCATGCTTGCGTTTTTTGGACCTACATGCCTGTCGGGACATTGTGGTGGCACCATGGTAGACATTGGAGAAGTACGATACTAAAAACTCGATCAGACAAAATCAGGCTCTTCGGCAATAGGATCACATGGCCCCTAAATAGCTCATCATGATGTCTAGAATTATCCACCACATCGGTCATGCTTTAGTGCAGTTGGGTgaattcacaataatggttcccacttttttgccacttttgacactgagatgtacatttttaaaataatcttcaacttccgagaactataacttttaaactattaaaaatttgaagatgatgtaaattagtgatatctagaattttgtttgtagattctatatacatttttttcaaatttttttgaaggatttttttaaaaatttttcatctccctcgaaaagtagttttttacaacaaactacattttttaagagtgatgtgcctcccgaaatacATAacgttttttctataaatgataaaaactcaattctttcaaattttggtttgtaacatcaatatccagggcttgcatttggttttatagtgacatgttcaatatttttcattttataaagttttgaagtccgactagtcataattcagacataggtttacgtttgaacacataacttgttctatataaatcaaaattcaatatttttttttttgttagaaagaagacatcaataccaggggcatagatatttttcagaatttttttgaattagtttcttatttttcccaatgcattgaacagagaagttcatgtttggtgaaaaaccaattttccataaaattaaaaaaataagaacataataaattcaaaatataacaaaattatactcgttggaaagcttgctccgagtactaccatctaatatttttgggttatcaagattatttcattcattctttgaaccagagctctgaagtcattaattctttagaattctgaaattttttgggaaaaACTTCTAAttggagggttcgaatgaacagtatttcgagcgaatggggttcgctcgaaccataagGGGTTTGAGCAAACCCCCATTCGCTCAAAACAATGGGCTTGATTTTGGCCCGTACTTTTTTGTAATGGTCATGTTCGAATGAACCCAACCATTTTTAACTGTAGGGTTTCGTTTGAACTCTGGCCAAcgcatttttggttttttttttcatttgtggagtcttataaatgtccataatttttttcattttttatcacacaaatgattaaaataatttgcatttttggatgagagaagacatttgaaaattattttgagggcaataatttgaaggttttttgtaaaagcatggggaacaagaagagaaggaaaaataagacttcaaggaattattctcccaaaacaaaagaaagatatcgagaacaaagaagacaaagatatcttgaagcaagtatgtatttttaattaaatttctatttaatttaatatgtattacgtaacaattaattagttcaatatttttaatctaatatttttagtgaaaattaatttaaaaaatcttaattaaattaattggaaataataggattaaaaataatcttgttttaattggaaatcataattaatttgagataatacatgtgtatttgcaaatttcaaattccatcaacttgcttgttgtgtaattgcatttttctcctatataattaagtccatttataatagataagacctattaagtcataaaattaataagacctattatgtcatattttctaagttctaaattatatatattgattatttaatctacatgtacaagtaatttcatgtgataggtcctttaatatcacataatatatctatcttaaggggagttaagtatattaattgtgaaatgttttttcatatgtggtcatattgattttaataataaggcctattaggactattacattgattataggtcttaaatgtgacataaatttataaggtttattaaacatgttgaataatttaggtgaactatttatatgacttcacgtacatgcaaaagcatttcagattaggaggtctattatgcaataataggtcttaaatatacacagatgtgacaaattatagtccacctacattatggtccataacaaattaatacatgaggtcacccctattcttaaacctaattgaataatctctgattaattcaagaaccttacacaaactcttaaattatgttcagaacgggctcgagaagaagggagttctgaagcgaGAGTCAAGGAAAATGAACCttttgaagaacacaatatagttgatgaacatagggaggagattgtccaagttgaaccaatggatacctttgaaggagaggggtcaggctccttacctcctaccactgatatggatgagcatattgtggatctagctaaacaggtgaagagaaatatttcttataaaaatttagatcatttacttgaaatggatgtggatgagttgaaacgtctcagtgaagaacctagatatactaaaaggaggtcaatgaataaaagtggaaaagaaataatgtctcatttcaacaatcttgatactacactagaaaaagctcaattgttatcaattgtacttactcataaagacttaatagatccaatgaaattgttgggtatagatacaacaagtcaaaagaggaaaacttctcacctacaaaaatctatttttgataatgttaagaaaggtttggtgaacattggtaaaaaatctcgaaaactagataagaccatttcaagaagagtgatgttgacatctttagtaaatgaaagattgtctcaaaaaagacaaatctcttcattgtcatttgagtttggttttagtagaaggacaatatctaaatatgttaaaaggagaaatattttggatgatactacctcagaagggaattgggcaattatgtgtagagctcctcgttccgatagaattgaagatgttgttaggaactttgtgacaagtttttggaatgataatactcgtccttcatcaaatagtagagatgttatcaagcaaaggattggtcctaatcattatgatctccatgtaaaacattagatagacacaaaaaaacatgaattgtatgtattgtttactaaaacaaaccctcatataaagattggacaaaccatgtttgaacggttaaggccatattatgtgaagttaaacaaagttttcaaaacttgttgttgtcgttatcacatcgaatttgacttgtactatcaggtgtttcaaaagattagagaagatagtgatggttttgaaaatgctcctcctaaacgaacaagtcaattcatagcatccatcttatgtgataaatcagatgataatgcaacaggtcaaataaattgcataagaggaatttgtggaacatgcggtgacttggctaaattgcctttgagagatgaagatactgacacgaggaagatggtaaattgcaagagttataagtacaaaaaatttgaaacaaaatttggaaaggaatctacaaggttagattatgtagaagaggaaatacctattggaacatttatggaaaattttcgtaagttgataaaaccatacatatgccatggttttttttccaagtggcaagcagaacaatttaaaatattaagagacactttcccacttggaactattctatctgtagttgacttcgcagagaattactcttttgcacatcaaaaagagattcaatcagagtattacttttcaaagcaaatcactattttggtgcatgtgtgttatcgacatgcatagatgaatttggatggtgtcgatagtacatttgaaaatcatgtcattaagaaagagtaccacttctatatcagtgatgataaggagcatgacacactttttgtacaacattgctttaagaagttttttgaatatttgaaagatagaggcataacaatagttaaacattttgtttggtctgatggatgtgcaacACAATTaaaatcttcaaggccattttatgcactatgtagatatcatcgaaatgacaaaataccacatgtttggagttttttttagagtgatcatggaaagggtgaacatgatggtgcaggagcttgtatcaaatgtgctctacgaaagcatcaaataaagtacacaggagaacgtatagaagatgcacatgatgttgttgaatggtgtaagaaacactttgagcaacctaattatcctggggaatcatcatcgagaacatacaaacccattccatatagagtgttttgggagataaccagtacgtgttctcttttagtattttatttaattttaaaaaaaatgttcctagttcaaatgtttcaatttaacaacttgatctacatgtacattcttgtacatatgtacattttgcagatgtggataggaaatcaat contains the following coding sequences:
- the LOC131860341 gene encoding uncharacterized protein LOC131860341, translating into MEKRWALKEPQTYVPPTKRPDRKIIRWKAPPRDWTKLNFDSASKGNPGQSGIGAIIQDEQGNILHGLFGGIRVAMNNEVGIRALEAGLRLCIRQRLSRIIIEGDSQIIIDGIRQSSLHNWKLNKWVPMIKEHLRTIESYEIGHVYREGNQVVDYLANLGVGGNDDLI